One Capsicum annuum cultivar UCD-10X-F1 chromosome 2, UCD10Xv1.1, whole genome shotgun sequence genomic window carries:
- the LOC107858205 gene encoding berberine bridge enzyme-like 22, translated as MGNLQIICVLLFSLFLAKCYSREDFLRCLFKSSESNVTQNIYTPNSLTYSSILKYAQKHSRWVNSSQPNFIASPTKESEIKPVILCAKKLGLQIKIKSGGHDYEGISYRSEFPFVMLDLSNLNKTEIDLNEETIWVQAGATLGQLYYAIANQSNVHGFPGGICFSVGTGGLISGGGLGTMMRKFGLAADNVVDARVMDVNGNILDRKKMKNDLFWAIRGGGGASFGVILAWKLKLVRVPEKVTVFTVCKKFDDNQNLILKWENIAHQLPDKLVIRVVIQNDGTGNDKYVEMRFQALYLGPVDELIPLLKEKFPEFDLEKKDCLQAPVGDRSNRSCINKECRETSWIGSVLYFYERETTSSLEVLLKESIPKQKSYYKGTSDFVKTQISESGWEMVERLLLEEESPRIILEPLGGKLDEISESEIPFPHRKGNLYNIQYLVYWHDNNENVSSQKIAWMRKLYKEMEPYVANSPRTAYLNYRDLDFGSNDDDYSYSKAKIWGEKYFNCNFERLAKVKSKVDPNNFFRTEQSIPLYQTY; from the coding sequence atgGGTAACCTTCAAATTATCTGTGTTTTactcttttcactttttttggcAAAATGTTACTCTCGGGAAGATTTTCTCCGGTGTCTTTTTAAATCCTCTGAATCCAACGTTACCCAAAATATTTACACCCCAAATTCTCTAACTTATTCATCTATCCTGAAATATGCTCAAAAACATTCAAGATGGGTGAATTCATCACAACCAAATTTCATTGCATCCCCTACAAAAGAATCAGAAATCAAGCCTGTTATTCTTTGTGCTAAGAAACTAGGCttgcaaattaaaataaaaagtggtGGCCATGACTATGAAGGCATATCTTATCGCTCTGAATTCCCGTTTGTTATGCTTGATTTAAGCAATCTTAACAAAACCGAGATTGATTTAAATGAAGAAACAATTTGGGTTCAAGCAGGAGCCACCCTTGGCCAACTTTACTATGCAATTGCTAATCAAAGTAATGTGCATGGTTTTCCTGGAGGTATCTGTTTCAGTGTTGGCACCGGAGGGCTTATTAGTGGTGGAGGGTTAGGCACTATGATGAGAAAATTCGGGCTTGCAGCTGATAATGTTGTGGACGCTCGTGTAATGGATGTAAATGGAAATATTCTTgatagaaagaaaatgaaaaacgATTTATTTTGGGCAATAAGAGGAGGCGGAGGAGcaagttttggtgtcattttggcaTGGAAACTCAAACTTGTTCGTGTTCCGGAGAAGGTTACGGTTTTCACTGTTTGCAAGAAGTTTGATGATAACCAAAATCTCATCCTAAAATGGGAAAACATCGCACATCAATTACCTGATAAGTTAGTTATCCGAGTAGTTATACAAAATGATGGAACAGGGAATGACAAGTATGTTGAAATGCGTTTTCAAGCGTTATATCTCGGACCTGTTGATGAGTTAATTCCATTGCTCAAAGAAAAATTTCCTGAATTTGATTTGGAGAAAAAAGATTGCCTCCAAGCGCCTGTTGGGGATCGTAGTAACAGGTCTTGCATTAATAAAGAGTGTCGTGAAACTTCCTGGATTGGATCAGTTTTGTATTTCTATGAAAGGGAGACAACTTCGTCGCTTGAAGTTTTGCTAAAAGAGAGTATTCCAAAACAGAAGAGTTATTACAAAGGGACATCTGATTTTGTGAAGACTCAAATTTCGGAAAGTGGTTGGGAAATGGTAGAAAGACTGCTTTTGGAAGAAGAAAGTCCTCGGATAATTTTGGAGCCATTAGGTGGGAAACTAGACGAAATATCAGAATCTGAAATTCCATTCCCTCATAGAAAGGGAAATTTGTATAATATTCAGTACTTGGTCTACTGGCACGATAACAACGAGAACGTGTCAAGCCAGAAAATAGCATGGATGAGGAAATTATACAAGGAAATGGAGCCATATGTTGCAAACTCTCCAAGAACTGCTTATCTGAATTACAGGGATCTTGATTTTGGATCAAACGATGACGACTACAGCTATTCAAAGgccaaaatatggggtgaaaagTATTTCAACTGCAATTTTGAGAGATTGGCTAAAGTGAAAAGTAAGGTGGATCCCAACAATTTCTTTAGAACTGAACAAAGCATTCCACTTTATCAAACATACTGA